One Syntrophomonadaceae bacterium genomic region harbors:
- a CDS encoding DNA cytosine methyltransferase — MAANKQEPTFSVVSYFCGCGGLDLGFRGDFRYHNESYARLPFNIMVAYDKDTRCVETYNGYFGDGHATCSDLSSIDVKSVPKATVLIGGFPCQEFSSCGPLGGLESERGRLYTTLIDYMKKHRPTIVVGENVINLERMDNGAVLETIKNDLIATGYTVEVWKMFAPDYGIPQRRTRLFFICVRDDIVERFGFPQKPIAQFVGKYRSIEWAIGDLVEVTDNSVPNQDQYFGASRAKKGNGQGDENNKKDLPAYTIRANPKSRVQFHYSLDRRLTVRECARIQTFPDDFVFTHAKTASVSQIGNAVPPVLAYIIAKSIADYLNNVERGAANA, encoded by the coding sequence GCGAACAAACAAGAACCGACGTTTTCCGTGGTTTCATACTTTTGCGGATGCGGTGGTTTGGATTTGGGCTTCCGCGGTGACTTTAGATACCACAACGAAAGCTACGCAAGGTTGCCGTTCAACATTATGGTCGCTTACGACAAGGATACGCGGTGCGTCGAGACCTATAACGGATACTTTGGGGATGGTCACGCGACCTGCTCCGACCTATCTAGCATAGATGTTAAATCCGTTCCGAAAGCCACTGTGCTTATCGGCGGGTTTCCTTGTCAGGAGTTTTCCTCGTGCGGCCCCTTGGGTGGGCTTGAGTCTGAGAGAGGCCGCCTTTACACAACCCTCATCGACTATATGAAGAAGCATAGGCCTACCATAGTAGTCGGGGAGAACGTCATCAACCTTGAGCGGATGGATAACGGCGCGGTTCTGGAAACTATAAAAAATGACCTTATTGCTACCGGTTATACCGTCGAGGTATGGAAAATGTTTGCGCCTGACTATGGAATTCCACAGAGGAGAACTCGTTTATTCTTCATCTGTGTTCGGGATGACATTGTCGAGCGATTCGGTTTCCCGCAAAAACCTATCGCACAGTTCGTCGGCAAGTACAGGAGCATAGAATGGGCTATCGGTGACTTAGTCGAAGTGACCGATAATAGCGTCCCAAATCAAGACCAGTATTTCGGCGCATCCCGTGCTAAAAAGGGAAATGGTCAGGGCGACGAAAACAACAAAAAGGACTTGCCGGCGTACACGATACGAGCGAACCCGAAATCACGAGTTCAGTTCCACTACTCGTTAGACCGACGTCTTACTGTCAGGGAGTGCGCGAGAATACAAACCTTCCCCGATGATTTCGTTTTTACCCACGCCAAGACCGCCAGCGTGTCGCAGATTGGTAACGCCGTACCGCCGGTTCTCGCTTATATCATCGCGAAGTCAATCGCGGATTACTTAAATAACGTAGAGAGAGGTGCCGCAAATGCCTGA